The following coding sequences are from one Sphaeramia orbicularis chromosome 11, fSphaOr1.1, whole genome shotgun sequence window:
- the mterf1 gene encoding transcription termination factor 1, mitochondrial, giving the protein MASIPGFRALFHLHRSLTFQCSFQRVPVQLMSPGFVRRLCTVTPTNTEPKPAATPENESLLENLNLMGVDVKMVRQRQPGVLRKTFTNENGLAQFLQSKGANHSMIASVISRYPRAITRSVEHLDQRWNLWRNIFQSDEEIVTILNRSPESFFRSSDNEKLERNIAFLTSLGLNSKDLHRLLTTAPRTFSNSLELNKQMVEFLENICVELGGRSPEQFAKDVISRNLYILIRSTKRVKANINSLKAFLKLSNSELLGLLQGPVADILDLSNEYLKKNFNSLQQKMILFGCRRSDIKKLIISYPVVLYTGSDTLSSKLDCLVNGGITMKQIVDKPKVLDYSIQNITTRLEKLESIGYDFQKNGIGILNYSQKRFDAKMEKLSASLEW; this is encoded by the coding sequence ATGGCATCAATACCTGGATTCAGAGCTCTTTTTCACTTACATCGATCACTGACTTTCCAGTGCAGCTTTCAGCGTGTACCGGTACAGTTAATGTCACCTGGTTTTGTCAGGAGGCTTTGTACCGTTACCCCAACAAATACAGAGCCAAAACCAGCAGCAACACCAGAGAATGAATCTCTTCTGGAAAACTTGAACCTTATGGGTGTTGACGTGAAGATGGTACGTCAGCGTCAGCCTGGGGTTCTTCGTAAAACTTTCACTAATGAAAATGGCCTCGCTCAGTTCCTGCAAAGCAAAGGTGCGAACCACAGTATGATTGCTAGCGTCATAAGCCGTTACCCCCGTGCTATCACCCGCTCTGTTGAACATCTGGATCAGCGCTGGAACCTGTGGAGGAAcatttttcagtcagatgaagaAATTGTGACCATCCTGAATCGCTCACCTGAATCTTTCTTCCGCTCAAGTGATAATGAGAAGTTGGAGAGAAACATAGCGTTTCTAACATCACTTGGACTCAACTCCAAAGACCTCCACCGGCTGCTGACCACAGCACCACGGACATTTTCCAACAGTTTAGAGCTGAACAAGCAGATGGTGGAGTTTCTGGAGAACATTTGTGTTGAGCTCGGTGGGAGAAGTCCAGAGCAGTTTGCCAAAGATGTCATATCCAGAAATCTCTACATTCTCATTCGAAGTACTAAAAGAGTCAAGGCAAACATTAATAGCCTGAAAGCTTTTCTTAAACTGAGTAATTCAGAGCTCCTGGGTCTGCTGCAGGGACCAGTGGCAGATATTCTGGACCTTTCCAATGAGTATCTGAAGAAAAATTTCAACAGTCTCCAGCAGAAGATGATTTTATTTGGATGCCGGAGAAGTGACATCAAAAAACTGATCATCAGCTATCCTGTGGTTCTGTACACTGGATCAGACACTCTGAGCTCCAAGTTAGATTGTCTTGTGAATGGAGGGATAACAATGAAGCAGATAGTGGACAAGCCCAAGGTTTTGGACTATAGTATACAAAATATTACTACGCGACTGGAGAAGCTCGAGAGCATCGGGTATGACTTCCAGAAGAATGGCATCGGGATCCTGAACTACAGTCAAAAGCGATTTGATGCAAAAATGGAAAAACTTTCTGCTTCACTGGAGTGGTGA
- the dus3l gene encoding tRNA-dihydrouridine(47) synthase [NAD(P)(+)]-like, translated as MMEKPTEENTAGVIKGEASLKPEFLTTKERFHEFVDSEWQGSKGEKVSNDVTPEEVKESSVEEPEAKKVKLDVDERNKSRKQDNKRLRGQNKSRPHTKPTTYDERRLCLSVIQDNRECPFGEKCHFSHDVAEYMATKPADIGDSCYLYDTFGKCSFGLSCRFAKAHTTPDFKTLEKADLVKTYEGRNLVKNILSKDLQNRLRKRSVPFKKSAEYLKTLSKDRDKNDKKQNGDACAAEASEDGTEEKQNVSTDAETQTNSEKQAPEKTVGPLTDTDIIKLRMCEKKQVDFKDKLYLAPLTTCGNLPFRRICKRFGADITCGEMAMCTNLLQGQQSEWALLKRHESEDIFGVQVEGCFPDTMTRCAELINNNTDVDFVDINSGCPIDLVYKKGGGCGLMTRTRKFEQIVKGMNYVLDVPLTVKIRTGVQQVSNIAHKLIPEMKQWGVSMITLHGRSREQRYTKLADWDYISTCSKLASPVPLFGNGDILSYEDAMRARDTGVSGIMIARGALIKPWIFTEIKESRHWDISSSERLDILRDFSNFGLEHWGSDTRGVEKTRTFMLEWLSFMCRYIPVGLLERVPQKINERPPYYMGRNYLESLMASQNVGDWIRISEMLLGPVPKNFNFLPKHKANAYK; from the exons ATGATGGAGAAACctacagaggaaaacacagctgGAGTGATAAAGGGTGAAGCGTCACTCAAACCTGA GTTTTTAACAACCAAAGAAAGATTTCATGAGTTTGTGGACTCTGAGTGGCAGGGTTCAAAAGGAGAAAAGGTCAGCAATGACGTCACACCTGAGGAGGTAAAGGAATCATCTGTGGAGGAACCTGAAGCTAAAAAGGTCAAGCTGGATGTTGATGAGAGGAATAAGAGCAGGAAACAGGACAATAAACGGCTTCGAGGTCAGAATAAGTCGAGACCACATACGAAACCTACAACCTACGATGAAAGACGGCTTTGTCTGTCAGTCATTCAG GACAATAGAGAATGTCCTTTTGGGGAAAAATGCCACTTTTCCCATGATGTTGCCGAGTACATGGCCACCAAACCTGCTGACATCGGAGACAGCTGCTACCTCTATGACACATTTGGAAAATGTTCTTTCGGCCTCTCCTGCCGTTTTGCCAAAGCTCACACTACACCTGACTTCAAAACCTTGGAAAAAGCAGATCTAGTTAAAACCTATGAGGGCAGGAACCTGGTGAAGAACATACTAAGTAAAGACCTTCAGAATCGACTGAGGAAGCGTTCAGTGCCTTTCAAAAAGTCTGCAGAGTATCTGAAAACACTTTCCAAGGACAGAGACAAGAATGACAAGAAGCAGAATG GTGATGCTTGTGCAGCTGAAGCATCTGAAGATGGAACAGAAGAGAAACAAAATGTGTCTACTGATGCTGAAACACAG ACAAACTCAGAGAAACAGGCTCCAGAGAAAACTGTTGGTCCATTGACTGATACAGACATCATCAAGTTGAGGATGTGTGAAAAGAAACAG GTCGATTTTAAAGACAAGCTGTACCTCGCGCCTCTGACAACT TGTGGAAATCTGCCTTTCCGGCGTATCTGTAAGCGGTTTGGTGCAGACATCACCTGCGGGGAAATGGCCATGTGCACCAACCTGCTACAGGGGCAGCAGTCGGAGTGGGCTCTGCTGAAGAGGCATGAAAGTGAAGACATATTTGGAGTTCAG GTGGAAGGTTGCTTCCCTGACACCATGACGAGGTGTGCAGAGCTCATCAACAACAACACAGACGTTGACTTTGTGGATATTAACTCTGGATGTCCCATCGACCTCGTCTACAAGAAG GGCGGAGGCTGTGGGTTGATGACACGCACCAGAAAATTTGAGCAGATAGTCAAGGGAATGAACTAT GTCCTTGACGTCCCGTTAACAGTGAAGATCCGGACTGGTGTTCAGCAGGTGTCCAACATAGCACATAAACTCATCCCAGAGATGAAGCAATGGGGCGTTTCTATGATCACA TTACACGGTCGATCCAGAGAGCAGCGCTACACAAAGTTAGCCGACTGGGATTACATCTCCACCTGCTCCAAACTGGCCAGTCCTGTCCCACTTTTTG GTAATGGAGACATTCTGTCCTATGAAGATGCCATGAGAGCAAGGGATACTGGAGTTTCTGGTATTATGATTGCAAG AGGTGCACTCATTAAGCCGTGGATCTTCACTGAGATCAAGGAGAGCAGACACTGGGACATTTCGTCCAGTGAACGTCTGGACATCCTCAGGGATTTCTCCAACTTCGGTCTGGAACACTGGGGCTCCGACACCCGGGGCGTGGAAAAGACTCGCACCTTCATGTTGGAGTGGCTCTCCTTCATGTGCAG ATACATTCCTGTTGGGCTGTTGGAGCGAGTGCCTCAGAAGATCAATGAGCGACCTCCGTACTACATGGGCAGAAACTACCTGGAGTCACTGATGGCGAGTCAGAATGTTGGGGACTGGATCAGGATTAG TGAGATGCTGCTTGGACCTGTACCGAAGAATTTCAACTTTTTGCCCAAACATAAAGCCAACGCCTACAAGTGA
- the LOC115428172 gene encoding zona pellucida sperm-binding protein 4-like has translation MVWNRVEVLVVLIWTLLLLVSGQEGWEIITEDQPEFYDDRLGLTGGDTGEPDDLGDYDDYDDIISEVKIPEFEETATGVSLDFDPSAEDDSDDFLIPPRAFSQDPEVTVNCTDDGFEITLPDGSDWKPDKEAQLQCDMKLHNEQIFIPFTGCNVTKQSDGDTDNYTLEFWYPGEKGEHQILTVLCEEIIDVEGGRGIDPRSGGKSVLDSKGLKPTPVIEPIRRLTCGNWNISPSECRKRGCCVCSSTSSCFYPVDGCTPDKQFIFRISCDSASIPVDPRKLIIPGTNCKPVIVTDKVALFKFKVTECGVHVYTVDETQIYLAEVQTLVQAWNLKYGVISRTDPLRFLIECRYSKSQDQSLVSVSYMVKTSPIDLPTTIFAKGLHGVVLRMAKDETYSSYYPTYHQPLQHLLGKPVYLELRLQSPKPYAVLLINYCIAYPRSARNALVLIYEGCTNPHDPDVSILPVNDSPNNQYIRRFKVKTFQFMDTKTNKYLNEEIYFMCSSEVCWSSEKTCQQHCFDGKSPQSRGLPPKDTLKN, from the exons ATGGTTTGGAACAGGGTCGAGGTTCTGGTGGTCCTCATCTGGACTCTACTGCTGCTGGTTTCAGGCCAGGAGGGTTGGGAGATCATCACGGAGGACCAACCTGAGTTTTACGATGATAGACTGGGTTTAACTGGAG GTGACACTGGTGAACCTGATGACCTCGGTGATTATGATGATTATGACGATATAATTTCTGAAGTTAAAATCCCTGAATTTGAAGAGACTGCCACAGGCGTCTCTTTGGACTTCGATCCTTCAGCTGAAGATGATTCTGACGACTTTTTGATCCCTCCAAGGGCCTTCAGTCAGGACCCCGAGGTCACTGTCAACTGCACCGACGATGGCTTTGAAATCACTTTACCAGACG GGTCAGACTGGAAACCTGACAAAGAAGCTCAATTACAGTGTGATATGAAACTTCATAATGAGCAAATTTTCATACCCTTCACTGGATGTAATGTGACAAAGCAA AGTGATGGTGACACTGACAACTACACCTTGGAGTTTTGGTATCCTGGTGAGAAAGGCGAGCATCAAATTCTTACCGTATTATGTGAAGAAATTATCGACGTGGAGGGTGGTCGTGGAATAGACCCTCGCTCAGGTGGAAAATCTGTGCTCGATTCAAAGGGCCTTAAACCAACCCCTGTAATAGAACCCATCAGG CGGCTGACCTGTGGCAACTGGAACATATCACCTTCAGAATGTCGGAAGAGGGGATGCTGCGTATGTTCGTCTACATCCTCCTGTTTTTATCCCGTGGATG GGTGTACTCCAGATAAACAATTCATCTTCCGTATTTCCTGTGACTCTGCATCCATCCCTGTCGACCCCAGAAAACTGATCATTCCTGGAACCAACTGTAAACCAGTCATTGTTACTGACAAGGTCGCCCTTTTCAAGTTCAAAGTGACAGAATGTGGAGTCCATGTTTAT ACTGTTGATGAGACACAGATCTACTTGGCTGAAGTGCAAACTCTTGTTCAAGCCTGGAACCTAAAGTACGGCGTGATTTCAAGAACTGATCCATTAAG GTTCTTGATTGAATGCCGCTACAGTAAATCTCAAGACCAGTCTCTGGTCAGTGTTTCCTACATGGTGAAGACATCGCCCATTGATCTGCCGACGACTATCTTCGCCAAAGGCCTACATGGAGTTGTGTTGAGGATGGCCAAAG ATGAGACGTATTCGTCTTACTACCCCACCTACCATCAGCCTCTGCAACACCTCCTTGGTAAACCAGTCTATCTAGAGCTACGTTTGCAGTCTCCAAAACCATATGCAGTACTCCTCATCAACTACTGCATCGCTTACCCTCGCTCTGCAAGAAATGCTTTGGTGCTCATTTATGAAGG GTGTACCAACCCCCATGACCCAGATGTCTCCATCCTTCCAGTAAATGACTCTCCCAACAATCAGTACATCAGGCggtttaaggtcaagactttccaGTTTAtggatacaaaaacaaacaagtacCTTAATGAAGAA ATCTACTTCATGTGCTCTTCAGAGGTTTGCTGGTCTTCAGAAAAGACATGCCAACAGCATTGCTTTGATGGAAAG tcaccacagTCGCGAGGACTTCCACCTAAAGACACATTGAAAAACTAA